The Juglans microcarpa x Juglans regia isolate MS1-56 chromosome 2D, Jm3101_v1.0, whole genome shotgun sequence DNA window agatcatgtgtgcagattgaagaagtctttatatggtttgaagcagtcgccaaggcaatggtataagcggtttgattcctttatgattgatcatggttatttgagaagtaactatgatagttgtgtttatcataaggaattatctgataagtctttcatttatttgctattatatgttgatgatatgcttattgctgctagaagcatatttGACATAAGTTTGTTAaaaacccaactcagaaatgagtttgaaatgaaagacttaggtgctgcaaagaagattttgggaatggaaatcttcagagataggaaagctggaaagttgtacttgtcccagggaaagtatattgagaaagtgcttcagagatttgggatgtttgattccaaaccagtaagtacaccacttgctacgcactttaagctttcagcttgcctatctcctcagacagatgaagaggaacagttcatggctagtgttccttattcaaatgcagttggcagcatcatgtatgcaatggtttgcacccgcccagacatttcacaggcagtgagcgtagttagcaggtatatggctaacccaggtaagactcattggcaggctgtgaaatggatactcaggtatttgaggggaaccctgaactttgggttaatatttgatagagatgtcgatctcagtcccaaagttactggttttgttgattcagattatgctggagacttagataaaagaagatcattgacaggttatgttttcactctgtgtgggtcagctattagttggaaagcaacactgcaatccactgttgctttatcaactaccgaagcagagtacatggcagcagcagaggctgttaaggaggccatttggttgaaaggcttggtcaatgacttgggtttacaacaagataggatctcagtattctgtgacagtcagagtgcaatacatttgaccaaaaatcaaatgtatcatgaaagaatgaagcacattgatgtcaggtaccattttctcagagagattgttataaagggtgctatacagattctgaagattgctactacagagaatccagcagatatgatgactaagccagttgcagtatacaagttcaaactttgtttggacttgattggtgttcgcattttgttattcccgtaagggatttggtggtggtgggattggttttgtggtcggaggttttttggtgttttggcagagttcaagccaaggtggagatttgttatgaggtggcttgaattctgattgaacagtgcaagtgtcgtacgttcgctcgagcggaggttcactcagctcgagcgaagtcaaacagagagcttcgctcaacattcgctcgacgttcagctcgagcgaattcagacagagagcttcgctcgacattcgctcgacgttcagctcgagcgaattcagacagagagcttcgctcgacattcgctcgacgttcagctcgagcgaattcaggcagagagcttcgctcgactctcgcacaactgttggcttgagcgaattgcagaatatctacgttcgctcaacactcgctcgacgttcgctcgagccaatgttcacaaaagtgaattctcacttttcctataaatatcaaacggcgcccccTCTCATAATTCACTTCTTCTGAATTCATTTGTTagttgtttttagtgttttcttgagagagaagtctagagtgagtttgagagataacttccttgtgaagttttgttgtattgatttgtactccatctctgttgatagtgaaatcttcgataccgaccccaccagtggacgtaggctcgttttgagtcgaaccacttaattcttggtgttctttctgtgagATTGTCATCTATTTCTTTCGtttttagttccgctactatacttcgtgttagtcccagctacacttattcccaacagaAAGTGTGGTTAATGTATAGCCGCACTTTTAGCAAAAGGACTAGCGAGAaaattctcttatattttttatcaaattgaaatataGTTGGAATTCGATtgatctaaaaataaaacaccTACAAAAACCCATGTCAGTACCTTGCACATagtgaattatcaacaactaTTTTGCCATCTCTTGATAAGCAGTTCGGCCTTTACTATAGTAAAATGCTTACTTAATATAAGTTGATTCGAgagataaattcaattttaatcttataaattagaTCTTAAAATTTAAGTGATGTGAATTATACGTTCTATATATCAgcttaagaataaaataactcttagTCAATATCCCTTTAGAAAATTAATGGAAGATTGATGAAAGTATCaaattgtgagtttttttagaaaatctatttatgagcttattttttacacacaCAACTAAAGCAATTTACCAGTGAACTAACTGTTTTTCAGCTAGAATTTAATGAGAAAATCATTTTTGCTTGTTTAAATTTCCTGGAATATAATGTCAATGTAATATTGTTTCAACAGTCATTATTCTTCTAATGCACATAATCTTCCAATGCACATATTCTCATAACCCAACATATTCTTCAGCGCCTCAAAGCATGTGATGCACCGAACCAATCCCCTTGctctttcaaaaaattatagatcaTGTGATGCACAAAACAAGATGAAAGAATGAAGAGAGGCAGGGGAAGATTGGACCAAAAATCGccagaataaaatataaaggaaGCAACCAcaaattcacaatgcaaacaaccaaaaaaaccaGAGAAGATCatcagagaagagagagggcaCGCGGGGAAGGAAGAGGCGCAACAAAGAGAATGCAAAACTgtgttcaaaattttcatttaacttCGGATCCCGCCCAAAGCTGTACTCATTCAAGTAAAATCAAAACGATTCGTTTCATTAAGACAGTCATGTCAGCTTCTCGGTGTACTTCGGTGCGCAAACGCGCAGTTTTCCAGTCCTCAGAAGATTGGCATTTGGTTGGAGTGGACGAATCGGGCTGCGGACAGTTGGCGTCAAGGCGACTGGCAGGTGACAAGTTTAACGTTCCCTCCACGACCGTCCTTTGGATCCgcagtttagagagagagagagagagagagagaggacccgAACAAAACCCAACCCTAGTACAGGGGGTCCAGTTGTGGAGACGGGGGTTTCCAAATCCACTCGCTTCCCTGCTTGCTTTGCTTGCTCACAGTGACTATTATGCATCCTTCTTCTTATCGATACAGCTGTTAATGCAAATAAGTgtattattttgtatatataaggTTGATTTAGATGTACTCGAGTAATTTGAAAGGCTTTATTTTGGCCATGGTTTCCAGCGCCTTCATTGGATCGAGCTTCATCATCAAGAAGAAGGGTCTCCGCCGGGCCGGGGTAAACGGCCCTCGAGCTAGTAAGCTCTTACATTTTTCAGCTCACGCGCATTAAAtctgtaacttttttttttaccctgtATGCGCCCTAATCAGTCCGTCTCTTGTTTGGTTTTTGGCGTCTTAGGTGTCGGAGGGTATGGTTATCTTTTAGAGCCTCTATGGTGGATCGGGATGATTACAAGTAAGCTGCTCTTTTGCTTACGCTTCTGCATTGTACTAACTGTCTTTGGTTTCTCGATTAGCCAAATACTGGTAATTAAGTTAAAtttggtaatttattttgggtTGTTCAATTGGGCTAAGATTGTACCATGCTCAATtggatgatatttttgtttctttgagctTATCATAATATAATTGGTGATTGAGGGCTCAGTAATATTTGAGTTCTTGGCTCTTTTCTCCTTTGCTCCTCCATTAGGCTTGGCTATTGTTGATATCATATTTTTGCTACGTTGACAGTGATTGTTGGGGAGATAGCGAATTTTGCAGCGTACATATATGCACCCGCTGTGCTGGTGACGCCCCTTGGTGCATTGAGTATTATAGTTAGGTACATTTGATTTCTAgtgatatgaaaatttgattaaCATTTCTTCTTGGACGTTCGACTATTTATAGTGTTCCTGATGAAGTTGAACTATGTCTGTATGGAAATGATGTAGTGCTGTTTTGGCACATTTCTTGTTGAAGGAGAAACTCCAGAAAATGGGGATGTTGGGATGTCTTCTTTGTATAGTGGGATCTACAGTGATTGTACTCCATTCACCTGAAGAGGAATCTCTTAGTTCTGTAGAACAAATCTGGGAATTAGCCATCCAACCAGGTACGCTGCTAGATTTTTGTTAATCACTGAACGGTCAtctcatatttttattggaatgcTAGTTTCTCATCTCCAGCTTATCTTCTGATTAGTTTGATGCGCTCTTACACCCAGCATTTCTTTTGTATACGGCCGCTGCGGTAGCTATAACATTGGTACTGGTCCTGTACTGTGCTCCTCGCTGTGGCCAAACCAACATAATGGTTTATATAGGAATATGCTCCATAATTGGATCTTTGACAGTGAGTTATTTGTGGCTCGATTGTTCACTGCTCTCTTATAAGTTACTATTTTGTTGTTTGATGTTCATACCTTGTTCTCTAAGTATCATTTATACTTAAGTGATATTCAAGGTTTCCTATATGTAACCAAGTTTTTGGCTTTTGCAGGTCATGAGTATAAAAGCCATTGGTATTGCAATTGAGCTCACATTAGAGGGCACAAACCAGCTCAAATACTTTCAGACATG harbors:
- the LOC121250040 gene encoding probable magnesium transporter NIPA6 isoform X2, whose translation is MYSSNLKGFILAMVSSAFIGSSFIIKKKGLRRAGVNGPRASVGGYGYLLEPLWWIGMITMIVGEIANFAAYIYAPAVLVTPLGALSIIVSAVLAHFLLKEKLQKMGMLGCLLCIVGSTVIVLHSPEEESLSSVEQIWELAIQPAFLLYTAAAVAITLVLVLYCAPRCGQTNIMVYIGICSIIGSLTVMSIKAIGIAIELTLEGTNQLKYFQTWIFAMVAITCIITQLNYLNMALDTFNTAVVSPIYYALFTSFTILASAIMFKDYSGQSASSIASELCGFITVLSGTAILHSTREPDPPIITVWYISSQLFGMKDHPFMTLQFLSKSDGKPSG
- the LOC121250040 gene encoding probable magnesium transporter NIPA6 isoform X1, with product MYSSNLKGFILAMVSSAFIGSSFIIKKKGLRRAGVNGPRASVGGYGYLLEPLWWIGMITMIVGEIANFAAYIYAPAVLVTPLGALSIIVSAVLAHFLLKEKLQKMGMLGCLLCIVGSTVIVLHSPEEESLSSVEQIWELAIQPAFLLYTAAAVAITLVLVLYCAPRCGQTNIMVYIGICSIIGSLTVMSIKAIGIAIELTLEGTNQLKYFQTWIFAMVAITCIITQLNYLNMALDTFNTAVVSPIYYALFTSFTILASAIMFKDYSGQSASSIASELCGFITVLSGTAILHSTREPDPPIITDLYTPISPRVSWYIQGNRELWKQKDEDGSPPSFITILRHDYFK